Within Primulina tabacum isolate GXHZ01 chromosome 5, ASM2559414v2, whole genome shotgun sequence, the genomic segment CTAATCAGCAACTAGCCCTCCGATCATCACCCTCGCCGAACATTGGATGCCACCGCCGTTGACCAATGGTCCCTCTCACCTCCACTGCGTCTCAGGCAGCTTCCATTTCGCTAAAACCCAGTTTTATACCATCCCTCAAACCTCGTTATACCAGATATAATCAACTCAAAGTACTCAGACAGGTATGTGTGGTATTCTAGCGGAAAAAAGATACGTGCTTTAACTTCATTAGATTAGAAGTATGTGGGGCTCTTTGGTTTGTTATGATTTAGTGACAAATCCCTTCTAGAACTTGTGGGCATACGTCTATGACATAATTATTAGCGGAAGAATAAAGGGTTTTATTTATgaagttattttattttctgttcTGATTAGAGGAGGTTAAGGGGTGGGAAGTGCAAAGCGGAGTTCTCGGCTGACTCGCCGGTGGCCATGGCAATTGGCGCGTGTTTCCTTAACTCTCTGATTTTTCCGTTGGCTCCCTCACCGGAAGATGCGGAAGCAGAATCACTTATTGACTCAGCCCACGCGAGGTTTGCTGTGATGGGAATCATTAGCTTCATTCCTTATTTCAATTGGATGGTATTAATTTTTAAACTTATTAGTGATTCGATGATTGTATCGATTTACTTGTTTTTCgtgtatatttattatatgcTTGTTCTTATGCTCGTGTAGAGTTGGGTGTTTGCTTGGTTGGATACTGGGAATCGACGCTATGCAGTCTATGCTCTTGTCTATTTGGCTCCTTACTTGAGGTTTCACCCTTTCACTCTTTGTTTTC encodes:
- the LOC142545414 gene encoding uncharacterized protein LOC142545414 isoform X1; the protein is MVPLTSTASQAASISLKPSFIPSLKPRYTRYNQLKVLRQRRLRGGKCKAEFSADSPVAMAIGACFLNSLIFPLAPSPEDAEAESLIDSAHARFAVMGIISFIPYFNWMSWVFAWLDTGNRRYAVYALVYLAPYLRPNLSISPEESWLPIGSILLCIAHIQLEASIKNGDLQGFQLFNEAAKRVSSLTHKKNDRNYEEDRKKGRRRNLSSASENFRNQIKGWNDPQKLVQDDQHSSEDEEYDE
- the LOC142545414 gene encoding uncharacterized protein LOC142545414 isoform X2, which encodes MVPLTSTASQAASISLKPSFIPSLKPRYTRYNQLKVLRQRRLRGGKCKAEFSADSPVAMAIGACFLNSLIFPLAPSPEDAEAESLIDSAHARFAVMGIISFIPYFNWMSWVFAWLDTGNRRYAVYALVYLAPYLRPNLSISPEESWLPIGSILLCIAHIQLEASIKNGDLQGFQLFNEAAKRVSSLTHKKNDRNYEEKKRPPP